One Falco naumanni isolate bFalNau1 chromosome 13, bFalNau1.pat, whole genome shotgun sequence DNA segment encodes these proteins:
- the LIPH gene encoding lipase member H, with the protein MLRLCVVFIYLLYGVKTEPGETCPAFTALSFGSALIGTELKVKLLLYTRQNPSCAEELNSTASRYLDVTKKTTFIIHGYRLTGSAPVWIHDLVHLLLSVGDMNVILVDWNQGATTLIYSNASRNCKKVAEILKQLIDEMLVDGASLDSLHMIGVSLGAHISGFVGQMFDGTLGRITGLDPAGPLYRGKPPSERLDPTDAQFVDVIHSDTVVLGYREALGHIDFYPNGGTNQPGCPLTIFSGLQYFKCDHQRSVFLFMSSLKQSCNITAYPCDSYRNYRNGKCTSCETFWPMPCPILGYYAHKWKSYLTQQSHPVTSMFFDTADKEPFCIYHYFVDIITWNKDTRRGTFSIVLADESGKKAESKVNPEAAAFQQYNHITLLIGFDQDFENVEKVSLTFSTGSVIGPKFKLRILQVRFRSLTSPERPHLCRYDLVLMENTKKTFKPIPCWSRS; encoded by the exons AACCTGGGGAGACATGCCCTGCATTCACAGCTCTCAGCTTCGGCAGCGCTTTGATAGGGACAGAGCTGAAAGTGAAGCTGCTGCTCTACACCAGACAGAACCCATCCTGTGCTGAAGAGCTCAACTCAACTGCCTCCAGGTATCTAGATGTAACCAAGAAAACTACCTTCATCATCCACGGATACCGACTCACAGGCTCTGCCCCGGTCTGGATCCATGACTTGGTACATCTCCTGCTGTCTGTAGGAGACATGAACGTCATCCTTGTGGACTGGAACCAGGGGGCAACAACTCTCATCTACAGTAATGCTtccagaaactgcaaaaaagtTGCTGAGATTCTGAAGCAACTTATTGATGAAATGTTG GTTGACGGAGCATCACTCGACTCCTTGCACATGATAGGAGTGAGCCTGGGAGCACACATCTCTGGCTTTGTGGGACAGATGTTTGATGGTACGCTTGGAAGAATCACAG GCCTTGACCCAGCAGGCCCCTTGTACAGAGGAAAGCCACCCAGTGAGAGGCTGGATCCTACAGACGCACAGTTTGTTGATGTCATTCATTCAGACACCGTTG taCTAGGTTACAGAGAAGCATTAGGCCACATAGACTTCTACCCCAACGGTGGGACCAACCAGCCTGGCTGTCCACTGACAATATTTTCTG GattgcagtattttaaatgtgacCACCAGAGGTCTGTTTTCCTGTTCATGTCATCCCTGAAACAGAGCTGCAATATTACTGCCTACCCGTGTGACTCATACAGAAATTACAGGAATGGCAAATGTACCAGCTGCGAAACTTTTTGGCCTATGCCATGCCCCATCCTAG GCTATTATGCCCATAAGTGGAAAAGCTATTTAACACAACAGAGCCATCCAGTGACAAGTATGTTTTTTGATACAGCGGACAAAGAGCCGTTCTGCA tTTATCACTACTTTGTGGATATTATTACATGGAACAAGGACACCAGAAGAGGCACCTTCAGCATTGTACTAGCTGATGAATCCGGGAAGAAGGCAGAATCTAAAGTTAATCC AgaagctgcagcttttcagcagTACAACCATATCACTCTGCTAATTGGATTCGACcaagattttgaaaatgtagaaaaagTTTCCTTGACGTTTTCCACAGGATCTGTCATTGGCCCAAAATTCAAGCTCAGGATTCTCCAAGTGAGGTTCCGGTCACTTACAAGTCCAGAAAG ACCACATCTGTGCAGGTATGACCTCGTCCTGATGGagaacaccaaaaaaaccttcaagcccatcccatgctggagcaggagctaA
- the TMEM41A gene encoding transmembrane protein 41A, with protein sequence MWRRLAGLLLTFAAATAALWLLSARLSAGQARRPLRFPSDLEELRELAEALRDYERQHRGAALALFCAAYLYKQSFAIPGSSLLNVLAGALFGPWTGLALCSALTSVGATFCYLLSGAFGKQLVVRYFPGKVALLQGKVEENRSCLFFFLLFLRLFPMTPNWFLNLSAPILNIPVSQFFFSVLIGLTPYNFICVQTGAILSQITSLDAIFSWDTLLKLLAMAMAALIPGTLIKKYSKKHLKLDEDKHAELLNGKKSL encoded by the exons ATGTGGCGGCGGCTGGCCGGGCTGCTGCTCACCTTCGCGGCCGCCACGGCCGCCCTGTGGCTGCTGTCGGCGCGGCTGAGCGCGGGGCAGGCGCGCAG GCCGCTGCGGTTCCCGTCGGACCTGGAGGAGCTGCGGGAGCTGGCCGAGGCGCTGCGGGACTACGAGCGGCAGCACCGGGGCGCGGCGCTGGCCCTGTTCTGCGCCGCCTACCTCTACAAGCAGAGCTTCGCCATCCCCGGCTCCAGCCTCCTG AACGTGCTGGCCGGAGCGCTCTTCGGGCCGTGGACCGGGCTGGCGCTGTGCTCGGCCCTGACGTCGGTGGGAGCGACCTTCTGCTACCTGCTGTCGGGCGCGTTCGGAAAGCAGCTCGTCGTCCGCTACTTCCCGGGCAAGGTGGcgctgctgcaggggaag GTAGAAGAGAACAGGagctgcttatttttcttcttgttgttcCTGAGGCTGTTCCCCATGACACCAAACTGGTTTCTGAATCTCTCAGCTCCCATTTTAAACATTCCTGTGTCCCAGTTCTTCTTCTCTGTTCTCATCG gtcttACACCATATAATTTCATCTGTGTGCAGACAGGAGCCATTCTGTCACAAATCACCTCTTTAGATGCCATTTTCTCCTGGGACACGCTGCTCAAACTGCTTGCAATGGCTATGGCAGCATTGATACCCGGGACCCTCATcaagaaatacagcaagaagCACTTGAAGCTGGATGAAGACAAGCATGCAGAGTTACTCAATGGCAAAAAGAGCTTGTGA